The Saprospiraceae bacterium genome includes the window CTTCCAAGAAACCAATTATTCTAACTTTAGCTTGAATCCTTAATGATATCCAACTAATACCTTCAGGTATATGATTAGGTCTCTTAAACCTAGAGTCAACAGGAATCTCCTTACTATATTCTTTTATTATTTGTTGCTGTTTAGCCTCTTCAGCAGTCATCGAACACAAACTTTGAATTCTTGATAATGCTTTAGAAAGTAATTTATATTCTTCCCAGTCTTCATAATTTTGACCTTGGGAATTATCTAACAAAGCAAGACTAAAAACAATTTTTCTTGCTTTATTTAATCCATCTTTTTTTACCTCTAAATGTCCACTTTTTCTTTGTATATCTTTCGAACTTAATTTTTTCAGTCTATCATTCTTCCCCATACACTTCTGTCATTAAGTTGTTAAAATTATTGATGTATGGAACTGCTCCATAACTACCTTTTAAGTAGTTTTTGCTAAATTTTTCATCATTGCGGACTTTTTTGTAATCTAGAAGGGAATATAATGAAGAGGCTCCATATTGGTCTTTTTCAATTAAATAGATTTGATCTCTCCTGAAGCAATCATTTTCCATAGAAGAAGGATCATGCAAAGCAAAAACAAATTGAGCATTGTTTTTATTTCCCTCATGAAAAATCTTTAACAGATTTTTGGTTAGAATACTATGTAACCTAGAATCTAATTCATCAATAAATAAGATTTTACCATTTTTTAATGAATCATAAATGGGACCTAATAGATAAATTAACTTTTGAGTTCCTTTAGACTCCATATGAAAATCAAAGGCTACAGTATCGACTAAGATTTTATTATCATCAAATACCTTATGCCATGACTTTAAAGTACTTTTAGTCTTTTGCTTCTTTTGAAGATTATGTATTGCAATTAGAACGTCTTTTATTTCCTTTTTTTCATCAGGAATATCTATTTCATCAATATTAATATTGGCAATATTTTCCTCTTCGACAGAAAGTTTAGTGATTTCTAAGAAATCAATGAACCTATTTACCCATTTTCTAAATCTTTCATCTTTTTTAATCTTATTTGTTGTGTATCCCCCAAAACTTCTATCTTCTACACCTGATATGATATTGATATCTTTAAACCAATCTATAATTGAATTAGAAATTTCACCATTAAATTGCGCACAAACAGATAAGAATAATACATTTTCTCTTGTCTTAGTTTCTAATTTATTTCCCTCTTTGAACTTAGAACCATTTATCTCAATCTTTTGCCCTTCCCTATAAAAAAGGGATGTTTCAATCTTATTCGGTATATAGAATAACCATTCAGCGTCAATCTCTCCTTTATTAATCTCAAAACCATATCTATATTGGGTATTTTTTTGGACGAAAACAACCTCAAAAAAAGAACTTTCGTCTTTTGTTTTTGAGTTTAGCTGAAATGCTCTGCTCTTTGTTTTTGACGTTGAGAAATCCTCTGTTATAGCATCTTTAAATGAATCTAATACAATTCCTTTCATGTAACCCACCCCAGAGAACAAATTACTTTTTCCACTGGCATTAGCACCATAAACAACAGCTGATTTCAATACCTTTAGATCATTCCATTCAGTAATATTTTCATTTTCAAGTTCTTTAGTCGTTCTATTTCCGATAAAGCTTAATACTGCTTCGTCTTTAAAGGATAGATAATTCTCTAGGCTAAACTGAAGTAGCATACTTTGTGATTTTTTCTCAAAAATACAACTTTTGCATCAAAAACTCAACTTTCTGTGAAAAATTCTCAATTTTATCTATTCTGGCAGACAACGTTAATCTATACCCTGTATTGCAGGTCCTCCCCATAATGCAAAATACCCTGATTATTGCGATAGCAGAGGATTACTGGGGAATTATGCCCTCAGTGCATGTTTAGGCAGACCTCAATAATCGCCAAACTCCGCCCCTCCCCCAAAAAAAAAGTGTGCACCGAAAGTCATCGGTACACACTTTAATCTTATCAATCAAACGATAGAATTACTTCTTATCGTCGACTTCTTCGTATTCCACATCGGTAACATCTTCGGCATCGCCTGCTTTGCTACCACTTGCACCGGCACCAGCACCGGCTTGGGTATCAGGGCCAGCACCATTTTGGCCACCCGCTTCTTGGGTCGCCTGGTAGATATCCTGGCTTGCCGCCTGCCAAGCTGTATTCATCGCTTCAGAAGCTTTATCCACACGTGCCAAGTCCTGTGATTTATGGGCCTCTTTCAATTCATTCAAGGCAGCCTCAATCGGGGCTTTTTTATCCGCAGGAATCTTATCGCCAAACTCTTTTAATTGTTTTTCCGTTTGGAAAATCAAGGAGTCAGCCATATTGAGCTTATCTGCTTTTTCACGTGCCAATTTGTCGGTATCAGCATTGGCAGCCGCTTCGGTCTTCATTTTTTCGATCTCTTCTTTAGAAAGACCGGTAGAAGCCTCAATACGGATATTTTGCTCTTTACCTGTTCCTTTATCTTTCGCCGATACATTGAGGATACCATTCGCATCAATATCGAAGGTTACTTCAATTTGAGGAACACCACGTTGAGAAGGTGGAATACCGTCAAGAATAAATCGACCAACTGAACGGTTATCTGTTGCCATTGGGCGTTCTCCCTGCAGGATGTGAATTTCAACCGAAGGTTGATTATCGGCCGCGGTAGAGTACGTTTTGGACTTTTTCGTAGGAATCGTTGAGTTGGCTTCGATGACGACATCGTATACACCACCCATGGTTTCAATACCCATAGATAATGGGGTGACATCTAGCAAAAGCACGTCCTGTACGTCTCCACTTAGTACCCCACCTTGAATAGAAGCACCAATTGCTACCACTTCATCTGGGTTTACCCCTTTATTCGGCTTCTTACCGAAGAAATCTTCCACGGCCTGTTGGATACGAGGAATACGCGTAGAGCCACCTACAAGGATAATCTCGTCAATATCGCTCTTTGCCAAGCCTGCATCTTTAATGGCTTCCTGGCAAGGAATGAGCGTTCGTTGTACCAATTTATCAGCCAATTGCTCGAATTTAGCGCGAGACAATTTTACAACAAGGTGTTTTGGCACACCATCAACTGCGGTGATATAAGGCAAGTTTACTTCTGTTTCGGTAGAAGCAGACAATTCAATTTTTGCCTTTTCTGCTGCATCTTTAAGCCGTTGAAGGGCCATCGGATCTTTGCGCAGATCAATATTCTCTTGTCCTTTGAAAGTATCTGCCAACCAGTCGATAATCACGTGGTCAAAGTCATCACCTCCCAGGTGAGTGTCCCCATTGGTTGATTTCACTTCAAAAACACCATCACCCAAT containing:
- a CDS encoding ATP-binding protein, with the translated sequence MLLQFSLENYLSFKDEAVLSFIGNRTTKELENENITEWNDLKVLKSAVVYGANASGKSNLFSGVGYMKGIVLDSFKDAITEDFSTSKTKSRAFQLNSKTKDESSFFEVVFVQKNTQYRYGFEINKGEIDAEWLFYIPNKIETSLFYREGQKIEINGSKFKEGNKLETKTRENVLFLSVCAQFNGEISNSIIDWFKDINIISGVEDRSFGGYTTNKIKKDERFRKWVNRFIDFLEITKLSVEEENIANINIDEIDIPDEKKEIKDVLIAIHNLQKKQKTKSTLKSWHKVFDDNKILVDTVAFDFHMESKGTQKLIYLLGPIYDSLKNGKILFIDELDSRLHSILTKNLLKIFHEGNKNNAQFVFALHDPSSMENDCFRRDQIYLIEKDQYGASSLYSLLDYKKVRNDEKFSKNYLKGSYGAVPYINNFNNLMTEVYGEE
- the dnaK gene encoding molecular chaperone DnaK, translated to MGKIIGIDLGTTNSCVAVMEGNEPVVIPNDEGRRTTPSVVAFMDNGERKIGDPAKRQAITNPTRTVSSIKRFMGNRFSEVSNDIKRSAYKAVKGDNDTVRVDIDGRLYTPQEISAMILQKMKKVAEDFLGQEVTEAVVTVPAYFNDSQRQATKEAGEIAGLSIKRIINEPTAAALAYGLDKRNKDMTIAVFDLGGGTFDISVLELGDGVFEVKSTNGDTHLGGDDFDHVIIDWLADTFKGQENIDLRKDPMALQRLKDAAEKAKIELSASTETEVNLPYITAVDGVPKHLVVKLSRAKFEQLADKLVQRTLIPCQEAIKDAGLAKSDIDEIILVGGSTRIPRIQQAVEDFFGKKPNKGVNPDEVVAIGASIQGGVLSGDVQDVLLLDVTPLSMGIETMGGVYDVVIEANSTIPTKKSKTYSTAADNQPSVEIHILQGERPMATDNRSVGRFILDGIPPSQRGVPQIEVTFDIDANGILNVSAKDKGTGKEQNIRIEASTGLSKEEIEKMKTEAAANADTDKLAREKADKLNMADSLIFQTEKQLKEFGDKIPADKKAPIEAALNELKEAHKSQDLARVDKASEAMNTAWQAASQDIYQATQEAGGQNGAGPDTQAGAGAGASGSKAGDAEDVTDVEYEEVDDKK